From the Tautonia marina genome, the window GAACGTGCGCCATCTCGCGACGCTTGCTGGAAAAGGCGGATGAAACGCCCGAACCCTCCACCTCCACGAACCATAGAACCACGCGTCCTTACCATCTGTGTGTATTCTGCGCGAACTGCTTTCGCCTGCTCTTTAATGGAACGCTTTTGAAGTGAGAGGTCTTTCTTCTTGAGCTTCAACTCCTTTATCGCAAGCTTTAACTCAGGAGCAGTTGATGCAGTGATACTTATCCTACCACCATTGATTAGGACGAAACTCTTTGCGGGTAGGTCGCTCATAAGAAACCTGTGAGATATCAGCCTAACCTGAAGCCGACGAACGATTCGTAATCTTTCTCCACGAATACGAACGAAACCTCGTGGAAAGACACGACTGAATGCTTGGATCATCCCAACCCATCTAACAGATTGTCCCGCGCTCCTTGCGGTGATGCAAGCACAATTCGGGACCCGTCGAGCACCCATTTGTAGCAGCAGCCCGTCACATCCAAATTCCCCGATACGATGACTAAACCTCCCGTTTTTCCCGATGGTATCGGTATCGGGCATTCCGTCTCTGTGGCCGCGCCCAAGGGGGCCGCGCGCCGGGAAGCCTGAAGATCGAGTCAAGAACCCATCGAGACGACGAGAGCCGCAGCTATGAGCCACGCACCGATCTCAGGCGAACATTCCCATCCCCAGCCCACCTCGAAATCCGGCCCCCGCACCGAGGCCGGTCGGCGGCGCAGCCGGCTCAATGCGAAAAAGCACGGCCTGACCGCCGCCTTGCCCGACGGCGAGGCCGAGGCCGCGCTCATGCAAGGCTTCTCCGATCGCTGGGTCGCCCAGCTCGGGGCCGATACCGAGGCCGAAGAGGCGATCATTCGCGCCTCGGCCGTCGCCTATGCGCGGCTCGAACGATGCCGGAAGGTGGAGGAGGCGACCGTAAAGGACGCCGGCCGCAGGGCGATCGACGCCTGGGAGAAACGCCGGCAACGCGGCGCCCGAAAAGTCGCGCAGGGGCTGGCGAAGGACCCGAGCAACACCCTGGCCGATCTGGAAGCCGACTCCTTCGGCTGCGAGTGGCTCATCCGCCAGTGGCTGAAGCTCGACGCCCGGCTGGAGCAGGGGATCCCCTGGGATCGTGAGGAATTTCCCCGCGCCATGCACCTGTTCGGCCTCGCCCCCCAGGCCCCCGGCCCCGACGCCGATCCCATCATCCAGCGCCTCTGGTACCTCGCCCGGCTCTGCTCCGGCTACCCCGTTCCCGCATCCCCCCAGTTCCCCCAGGACCCCGTTTCCGGCCGAATCGCGCTGCGAACCATGATCGCCGAGGAACTCGACCGCCTCGAAGCCCTCCGCGACGATGCCTGGCACGACCACGACCAGGCCGAAGCTCTCTCCGTCGCCCAGATGGCCCAGATCGACACGAGCAAGGAGGGCCAGCTCCGCCAGCGCTACCGCCGCGAGGCGTACTCGGAGATGGTCCGAGGGATCAACCAGCTCATGCGGCTCCGGGTCGAACGGAGCAAGGACCAGGACCGCCAGTGGCACCAGGCCCACCCCGAATTCGGCCGCCGTCGCGTGGCTCCCACCGGGCCAACCCGCGCCGGGTTCCCCAACGTCGCCCCGCCATCTCCCCCGCCCAATCCTGAGCCGGAGCCGACCCACTCGCCGAATCCTCCCTCCGCCACGAACGCCCCGGCCAGTTCCCGAAACGAACCGCAATTTCCCGCTCCGGAGCACAACCCCGATCGCCCGAACTCGCTGCAAAACAACGAGATCCGCCCCGAGCCGTCTCAACCCTCCTCGGCCGATGATTGGCGCACCGAGCCGCGCCCGACGCCTCCCCGTGCCTCCGAGTCCGAACCTCAACGGCCCGCCGATGCCGCCTCGCCGCCTCCCGAGCTCCGTCGATAACCCGTCCGATCGCCGCGGTTTCCCCGTTTCCCCTCCCGATCGCCTCGGGACTCAGAGACCGTCCGCACCCGAGCATGGCCAAATCGCCCGGGATCACTAAGCTATCACTTGGAGACCGCACCCGATCGCGCTCCCCCCTCCTGGCCCTTATCGAACGAGTTTGAGACGCTGGCATGGGTTACCGATCGCTCGCCGCTTGCATCGCCGACCTGAGAACTCAGGGAGATCTCATCGAGATCGACGCCGAGGTCGATCCTCGCCTGGAGGTCGCCGCCATCCAGCGCAGGGTCTACGAGGCCCAGGGTCCGGCCCTGCTGTTCAAACGGGTCAAGGGCTGTGCCTTCCCCGTCGTCGGCAACCTGTTCGGCACGATGGAGCGCACCCGCTGGATCTTCCGCGACACCCTGGAGGCCGTCCGCCACCTCGTCGAGCTGAAGGTCAGCCCGCCCAACGGTTTCAAGCGTCCCTGGCGCTACCTCGATGTCCCCAAAACCGGCCTCAACCTGTTACCGAGGCGGGTCCGCTCGGGACCGATCCTGAGCCACCGAACGACCGTCTCAAGTCTCCCCCAGATCGTCAGCTGGCCGAAGGACGGTGGCGCGTTCGTCACCTTGCCCCAGGTCTACACCGAGCACCCCGACACGCCCGGCCTGGCGAAGTCGAACCTCGGCATGTATCGGGTCCAGCTTTCCGGCAATGACTACGAACCCAACCGCGAGATCGGCCTGCACTACCAGATCCACCGAGGCATCGGCATTCACCACGCCGCGGCCATCAAGAAGGGGGAGCCGCTCCGCGTGAACATCTTCGTCGGCGGCCCTCCCGCCATGACGGTTGCCGCCGTCATGCCCCTGCCCGAAGGCTTGCCCGAGCTAAGCTTTGCCGGCGCTCTCGGCGGCCGGGCCGTGCGGATGGTTCGGCCGCCCGACTGGCCGTTGGCCATGCCCGCCGAGGCCGACTTCGTCATCTGCGGCACCATCAACCCCCACGAGACGAAGCCCGAAGGCCCCTTCGGCGACCACCTGGGCTATTACGCCCTCGTCCATGACTTCCCCGTCATGAAGGTCGATCGCGTCTACCACCGCCCCGGAGCCATCTGGCCGTTCACCTCCGTTGGTCGGCCCCCGCAGGAAGACACCTCGTTCGGCGACCTGATCCACGAGCTGACCGGCCCGCTCGTCCCCACCGTCTTGCCGGGCGTGAAGGCCGTCAACGCAGTCGATGCGGCCGGGGTCCACCCGCTCCTGCTCGCCATCGGCAGCGAGCGCTACGTGCCTTATGCCCAGGAGCGCCGACCGCAGGAAATTCTGACCCAGGCCAACGCCATCCTCGGCCAGGGGCAGATGTCATTGGCGAAGTATCTCCTGATCGTTGCCGAGGAGGACGACCCCGACCTCGACATCCACGACATCGGGCGCTTTTTGCAGCACCTCCTCGAACGGGCCGACTGGGAAACCGATCTGCACTTCCAGACGAAGACGACGATGGACACCCTCGACTACTCCGGCCACGGCTTCAACCAGGGGTCGAAGGTCGTCATCGCCGCCGCCGGCCGCAAGCGGAGAGACCTTCCCACCGAGATCCCGAGCGATCTGGACCTCCCCGACGGCTTCAGCAACCCCCGCGTCTGCCTGCCGGGCGTCCTGGCGGTGCAGGGGCCGCCCTTCGCCCCCGACCATCGCGGCGAGGACCAGAGCCAGGCCGCCTTCTGCTGGTCGTTCCAGCCGAGCGACTCCATCAACGCATTCCCGCTCATCGTCCTGGTGGATGACAGCGACTTTACCGCGAAATCCCTCAAGAATTTC encodes:
- a CDS encoding UbiD family decarboxylase, which encodes MGYRSLAACIADLRTQGDLIEIDAEVDPRLEVAAIQRRVYEAQGPALLFKRVKGCAFPVVGNLFGTMERTRWIFRDTLEAVRHLVELKVSPPNGFKRPWRYLDVPKTGLNLLPRRVRSGPILSHRTTVSSLPQIVSWPKDGGAFVTLPQVYTEHPDTPGLAKSNLGMYRVQLSGNDYEPNREIGLHYQIHRGIGIHHAAAIKKGEPLRVNIFVGGPPAMTVAAVMPLPEGLPELSFAGALGGRAVRMVRPPDWPLAMPAEADFVICGTINPHETKPEGPFGDHLGYYALVHDFPVMKVDRVYHRPGAIWPFTSVGRPPQEDTSFGDLIHELTGPLVPTVLPGVKAVNAVDAAGVHPLLLAIGSERYVPYAQERRPQEILTQANAILGQGQMSLAKYLLIVAEEDDPDLDIHDIGRFLQHLLERADWETDLHFQTKTTMDTLDYSGHGFNQGSKVVIAAAGRKRRDLPTEIPSDLDLPDGFSNPRVCLPGVLAVQGPPFAPDHRGEDQSQAAFCWSFQPSDSINAFPLIVLVDDSDFTAKSLKNFLWVTFTRSNPAADIHGIGSSTHQKHWFCRGSLVIDARIKPHHAPPLEDDPDAERKVDSLGAPGGPLHGVI